A genomic window from Triticum urartu cultivar G1812 chromosome 7, Tu2.1, whole genome shotgun sequence includes:
- the LOC125520848 gene encoding proteasome subunit alpha type-4-1, whose amino-acid sequence MSRRYDSRTTIFSPEGRLYQVEYAMEAIGNAGSALGILAADGVVLVGEKKVTSKLLQSSRSAEKMYKIDSHLACAVAGIMSDANILINTARLHAQRYALSYQEPIPVEQLVQSLCDTKQGYTQFGGLRPFGVSFLFAGWDKNHGFQLYMSDPSGNYGGWKAAAVGANSQAAQSMLKQDYKDGMTREEAVALALKVLSKTMDSTSLTADKLELAEVFVQPGTGEVQYQVCSPDAMGKLLAKAGLTQPAPEA is encoded by the coding sequence ATGTCTCGCCGCTACGACAGCCGCACCACGATCTTCTCGCCGGAGGGCCGGCTGTACCAGGTGGAGTACGCGATGGAGGCGATCGGGAACGCCGGGTCGGCGCTCGGGATCCTGGCGGCCGACGGCGTCGTCCTCGTCGGCGAGAAGAAGGTCACCTCCAAGCTGCTCCAGTCCTCCCGATCCGCGGAGAAGATGTACAAGATCGACTCCCACCTCGCCTGCGCCGTCGCCGGGATCATGTCCGACGCCAACATCCTCATCAACACCGCCCGCCTCCACGCCCAGCGCTACGCGCTCTCCTACCAGGAGCCCATCCCCGTCGAGCAGCTCGTCCAGTCCCTCTGCGACACCAAGCAGGGCTACACCCAGTTCGGGGGCCTCCGCCCCTTCGGCGTCTCCTTCCTCTTCGCGGGGTGGGACAAGAACCACGGCTTCCAGCTCTACATGAGCGACCCCTCCGGCAACTACGGCGGCTGGAAGGCCGCCGCCGTCGGGGCCAACAGCCAGGCCGCCCAGTCCATGCTCAAGCAGGACTACAAGGATGGCATGACCCGCGAGGAGGCCGTCGCCCTCGCCCTCAAGGTCCTCAGCAAGACCATGGATTCCACTAGTTTGACTGCCGATAAGCTGGAGCTGGCCGAGGTCTTCGTGCAGCCCGGCACTGGGGAGGTGCAGTACCAGGTGTGCTCTCCTGACGCCATGGGGAAGCTGCTTGCCAAGGCTGGGCTCACGCAGCCCGCGCCTGAGGCCTGA